CACGGTGATCGCGGTGTTGATCAGCGCCGTGCCGGCGACCAGCGCATACTCCAGCGGGCTCACCGGGCCGGGCTCCGGCGTGAGGCGCTGCGCGCCGGGCAGCCGCAGCGCCACGTGCCCGAGCAGCGCGCCCAGCCCCACCAGGAGGATGTTTTCCACCAGGGCGAGCAGGGCGAACCATCCCGGGTGCAGCGTCTCGAGGAACTCCACCGCCTGCATCCTGCTGCACCGGCACAAGTCCGGATCGACCAGCGGATTCAAGAGATCACCAAGAACCGGCCTCCATGATGGGCGCTGCCCGATGGGCGTTTCACCTGATGTGAGGAGATTTCATAGTGCGCAAGCGCATTGCCGTCGTGCTCGCCACGGCCGCCTTCGTGGGAGCGACCGCGTTCGCCTCCCCGTCGCAGGCCGCGAACGAGTACGGCTGCTCGACCCGGGCCGAGGGCTCCACCGGTGCCAGCGCGATCTGCACCAAGCTGCCGGGCGGCTCCCAGGCGGTGCAGGTGTCGTGCCGGCGCGCCGCCAACGGCCGGGCCTACACGAACACCGGGAACTACGCCAAGAAGAACAAGCGCAGTTACGCCTACTGCGCGTCCGGCGACATCCGGACCGGTTACCGGACCAACGCCTACGACATCATCCTGGCGTAGGTTCCCGGTCCGTTCAGCGGGGGATGCCGGCCAGCTTCCGGCACAGGTCCAGCAACCGCTCGTCATCGCCGATCTTTCCGGTGAGGACGCCGTGCGCGCTGAGGTTGTGCCGGAGCGCCGTCCGCAGCTCCGCCTGGGCGTGCCGGGCGGCGAGCCGGGTGTCGCCGGTCTCCACCCAGAGCCGGGCGATCCGCGGCCGGACCAGCGGCTTCGTCTCCCAGACGCGACCCAGCCGCTGCGCGGCGTCGCGCTTGCCGGCGATCCACCAGAGCGCGTCGGCAGCCGCCGCGGCGACCGCGCCGTCGGTTCGCTTGCCGGTCAGCCCGGACAGCCGGCGGGTCCGGCTCTTCACCCGGATGCCCAGCTCCTTGAGGCCGTCGATGGCCGCGACCGCGTGCTCCGGGCGGGCCGCGGGGTCGTCGAAGTAGCGGTCGTAGACACCGGTCGCCGCCTCCGCGTCCCCGGCGACCAGCCAGACCGCGCGCGCCGCGGCCAGTTCCAGCACCGGATCACCGCAGGTCAGCGTGGCCTCGATGTCCGGGAGCCGGCCGGCCGCGGCGCGCCCGGCGCGGGCCAGCAGACCGAGCGTGGCCACGTCGATCGACTTGTCCGCGAGGTGCTCGCCGGCCTCGTTCGGGGCGACGGCGGCCAGCGCGCGCAGCAGGTTCGCCCGGTGCGTCTCGTAACGCCACGGCTCGGCGAACGTCTCCGGCCGCAGGGCACGCAGGTGCCGGCGCAGCGTGCGGCTCGTCCCGCGGGCCCGCACCCCGTACCCGGCCACCGCACGATGCAGGTCGATGGTCTCCGGAACCTCGTCGAGCAGCCGCTCCAGCATCGGCAGCACCCGCTCGTCGCGCAGGGCCGCGAGCAGTTGCACGGCGGGTCCGAGCTCCGGGCCCTGCGCGCCGAGGGTGACCCAGACGAACGGGCCGTCCTCCACATTCGGCCGGATCCGCTCGACGTCGGTGGGAAGCGAGGCCCAGACGGCGTCGGCGGCCGGGCGGGCCAGCTCGTCGACCCCGTGCAGCAGGCGCAGCGCCGCCGCGCGCACCTGCGGTTCCCCGTCGCGCAGCAGGCCGGCGGCCCGGGCCACGACCGCCCGGTAGTCGCCGCGCAGCCGCTGCACCAGCGGGCGCGCCGCGTGCAGCGCGTCCTGCTGGGCGTCCCAGGCGTCCAATTCCAGCATGCGTTCGATCAGGTCCAGGTGCGCGGCCGCGTCGTTGCGGTAGGTGGCCCGGATCGCGCTCAGCACCTGGTTGTAGCCGGGCGTCCACTGCCGGGCCGCCATCCGCCGCCCGGCCAGCAGCGGCGCCACCTCGTCGTCGAGCGGCTCCGGCTCCCGGTTCAGGCCCTCGCGATAGGCGGCCAGCAGCGTGTCCCGGGCCGTCTCCACGTCGAACGGTGGCGGGTTGAGCAGCGCCATCAGCTCGGTCAGCGCGGTGATCCGCACCCGCAGGTCCGCGTCGCTGCCGGCCACCCAGGCGAGCCGCCGCTTGGTCGGCTCGTAGCCGCTGCCGACCGCCCCGGCGAGCACACAACTGCGGATCAGCGTCACCCGGACCGCGGGCTCGGGCTCCTCGACATACCGATCCCAGAGCACCCCCGGCGCCAGCCGCGTCACCGCCCGCAGCGTGTAGGCGGCCGCCTCCCTGACCTGCGGATCCTCGTCGCTCAGCAGCTCGGTGAGCCCGGGATGCCCGGCCAGCACCTGCTTGGCGCGCAGCGTCTCGCCGGCCAACTGCCAGGTGCGATCGGCCCCGGCGAGGTCCCCGATCAGCCGCAGGATCCGGCCCCGGTCCGGCTGCTCACCGTCCGTGACGAGATCCAGCAGAATCGGCAGGGCGGTAACCACCCACGGGCGGACGTCCTCCCCGTCCGGCGCCAGCCGGCGCAGGTCGCGCAGCGCCCGGGTCCGGGTGATCTCTTCGCTTCCGGCCAGGTCAGAGAGCAGTTTCCATACGACGAAGCCCCGCTCCACCGTCGCCCAGTCAGCATCACGCAGCGCGCGGGTCTCCGTCATGGGCTAGATCATGGAGGTCCGGGAATGCTCGCGCCAGCGGGGCTTCACTCTCCGGTGGCGATCGTTACGAACTCTCCGCAAGGAAAGTGCGATGGGTCGCATCGTTGCCGCCTGCGGGCTCAGCGAGCCCGCAGCGCGTCGGCGAGCAGGCTGAGCATGCGGCCGGTGCGTTCCGGGTCGCCGCCGGCGGTGAGGAAGATGCCGTGCAGCATGGTGGTGACGTCGTCGGGGTCGACGTCGGCGCGCAGCGTGCCGGCTCGGGCCCCGCTGTCGAGGATGGCGCCCAGGGCGGCGGCGACCCGCTCGCGGGTCTGCGGGCCGATCCGGCCGGCCGCGAAGGTGCTGCGCAGGGTGTCCATCATGCCGCGCTTGGTGGCCAGGAACATTGCGTACCGGTCGAGCCAGGCGCGAAGCGCGACGTCCGGCGGTGACTGCTCCAGCAGGGTGGCGGCACTGCCGGTGACGTCCTCGAGCTCGGCGTCGTAGACCGCTTCGACCAGTGCCTCCCGGGTGGGGAAGTGGCGGTAGAGGGTGCCCACGCCCACCCCGGCGGCGCGGGCGACGGCGCCCATGGCCAGCGACTCGCCGCCGCCGGCGAGCGCCGCGCGCGCCGCGGCCAGCACCTTGTCCCGGTTGCGCCGGGCGTCGGCACGCCCGCTCACCGGTGCGCCATCAGTCAAAGCGGAAGCCCTTCCGTTTTCGTGCTACGTTGATGAAGCGGAAGCCCTTCCGCTTCCGCATTCTCGCATGAGGGCAGGTTCGCATGACGTTCACGTTCGCCGGTCGTCCCGTGTCCCGCGTCGGCTTCGGCGCGATGCAGCTGGCCCGCCTGAGCGACGACCGCGCCGCCGGGATCGCGCTGCTGCGCCGTGCCGTGGAGCTGGGGGCCGACCACATCGACACGGCCCAGTTCTACGGGCACGGCTTCGTCAACGAGCTGCTGCGCGAGGCGCTGCGCCCGGAGGACGGCGTGCTGATCGTCAGCAAGGTCGGCGCCACGTCGAATCCGGGCGGCGAGTTCCCGATCCGGTTCGCGCAGCGGCCCGGGGAGCTGCGGGCCGGCGTCGAGGACAACCTGGCCACGCTCGGCCTGGAGCAGATCCCGGTGGTCAACCTGCGGCGCGCCGACACCGGCCCGGTCGGGCTGCGCCTGCCCGCCGACCAGGTGGTGGACCTCGACGACCAGCTCGCCGAGATGATCGCCCTGCGCGACGAGGGCAAGATCGGCGCCATCGGCCTGAGCAGCGTCTCGCTCGACGTGCTGCGCCGCGCGCTGCCGGTCGGCATCGTCTGCGTGCAGAACGCGTACAGCCTGGTGGACCGCTCCGACGAGAAGATGCTGGAGCTGTGCCGGGACGAGGGCATCGCCTGGGTGCCGTACTTCCCGCTGGGCGGGGCCGTCCCGCACCTGGCGAAGGTGACCGACGCCCCGGCCGTGATCGCCGCCGCCGAGGCCTCGGGCTACACACCGGCCCAGATCGGTCTCGCCTGGTTGCTGCACCGCGCGCCGAACGTGCTGCTCATCCCGGGCACCGCCACCCTGTCCCACCTGGAGGCCAACATGGCCGTCGCGGACGTCCCGCCGGCGGCGACCGTCAGCCTGTGATCGCCCGGGCCGGTGGCGTTCCGCACCGCATCGTTCAGCGGTCTCCCGGGCGTACGCCGCCGGCCTGTGACGGGCCGTGCGCCTGCGCCGACAGGTCCTGGGTGGCGGCCCAGTTCTGCAACCGGTCGGCGTACGCCTTCTGGATCATCGGATAGAAGCCCTGGCCGAACAGGACGCGGAGCGGCGGACGGTCGGAGTCGACGATGGTGAGAAGCGTCTGTGCGGCCGCGGCGGGGTCGCCGGCCGGCATCTTCCCCCCGAATCCGGCCAGGTGCCGACGGAGCGCGTCGTACGCCGGGTGGTGCGCGGCGACGTGACCGTTGTCGAGCGGATCCGGATTCTTTCCGCCCCGGGTGGCGAATCCCGCCGGCTCGATGATGGTGACCTTGATGCCGAACCCGGCGACCTCCTGAGCCAGGGCGTCGTTCAGCCCCTCCAGCGCCCACTTCGACGCCATGTACGCCCCGCCGAGCGGCGTCGCGATGAGTCCGGCGGCCGACGACAGCTGGACAATGTGCCCGGAGCCCTGCTCGCGCAGATATGGCAGCGCGGCCTGAATCACTCAGACCGCGCCGAACAGATTGGTCTCCATCTGATCGCGAAGGTCCCGCTCCGTCAGCTCCTCGACCGCGCCGATCTGGGCATACCCGGCGTTGTTCACCACGACGTCGAGGCCACCGAAGTGCGCGAAGGCCCGTTCGACGCCGGCGAACACGGCGGGCCGATCGGTCACGTCCACGGCCAGCGGCAGGATCGCGTCGCCGTACTCGGCGACCAGATCGTCGAAACCGCTGGTGCTGCGGGCTGACGCGGCCACGCGGTCGCCCCGTGAGAGGGCGGCCTCGACGAACTGGCGGCCGAGGCCGCGAGACGATCCGGTGACGAACCAGACTTTGTTCATGGTGCTTCCTTTCGCACGGCGGTCTGCTTCATCGTCAAGCGGTCTGACCAGGCGATCAACGGCAACGCCCGGAACGCAGCGATCACTCGGGCTTATGGATGCCGCTCAGCCACGCCGGCTGGACGCGGCGCTACACTGCCCGCTCACGAGCCGCTCGGGAGGGAGACGGAGTGGAGCTACGCGACATCGAGATCTTCTTGACGCTCGCGGAGGAGTTGCACTTCGGTCGCACCGCGCAGCGTTTGTTCATCTCACAGGCCCGCGTGAGCCAGTCGATCAGCACGCAGGAACGCCATATCGGAGCCGCGCTGTTCGAGCGCACGAGCCGCGTCGTTCGGCTGACGCCACTCGGCGTCGACCTGCGTGACCGCCTGCAGCCCGCGTACCGCCAATTGACCGAGGCCATCGTCACCGTGAAGGCGACGGTGAACGGCGCCAGGGGCGTACTGACCCTCGGCACGATGGGAGCCATCGCGCAGACGCTCGGCGACACGACCGACGCGTTCCGGACGCTACATCCCGGCGTGGAGATGCGTTTCAAAGAGATCCACCCACCCGATCCGTTCAGCGCCCTGCGCGGCGGCGACGTCGACGTCGACGTCGCGTGGCTGCCGATCCACGAGCCCGACCTCACCGTCGGCCCGATCTTGCGAAGCACACCGGTCCTGGCCATGGTGGGCCGCACCCACCCGTTCGCCGACCGGAAGTCGATCGACCTCGAGGAACTGGCCGACTGCACCGTGCTCGGACCGAACGGACCGATCCCGCGATACATGGAAGACAGCCTCGTCCCTTTCGCCACACCCACCGGCCGGCCGATCCCGCGTGGACCGCGGGTCGGCACGTTCCAAGAGGTGCTGACCACCGTCGCCAGCGGTACGTCGGTAGCACTGACCCAGGCCGAAGCCGCCGACTACTACCAATGGCCGGACATCGTCTATGTCCCGATCGCGGACGCCCCACCGTCACAGTGGGCAGTGGTCTGGCGAACCGGCACCGAGACCAGCCTGATCCGCGACTTCGCGTCGGTCGTCGCCGGAGGCAGCACGCAGCCGTGAGCGGCCCGGCGGCGGTCGGACGTCACGGCAGCCGCCCCTTCAGCCGGGTCATCCGCCATGGGTCGACAGGCCCGGCCGTACTGATAAGTGCGGGTGATCGCTGCCATGCGTATTCCACCGTTGATCCGCTGCCAGCAGATCCTGACGATGATCTTTGTCCGCCGGCATGCGCGGCACGAACCTCATCGACAGGGGCTTGGCATGAATCGTCAACAGACCTCGGTGCTGATCACCGGAGCCAACAAGGGGCTGGGATTCGAGGCCGCGCGGCGGCTCGGCGACCTCGGCTGGCGGGTCTTCCTCGGCTCGCGTGACGTGACCCGCGGCCGAGCCGCCACCGGCAAACTCCTCGCCGCCGGCGCGGATGTCGTCCTGGTTCCGCTGGACGTCACGTCGGACGCGTCCGTCGCCGACGCCGTGCGCCTCGTCCGCGACCATACCGACACGCTCGACGTACTGATCAACAACGCGGGCGCGCCCGGGCGGATCGTCGCACCTGCCGACGCGACGGCCGACGAGCTGCACGCGGTCTACGACACCAATGTCTACGGGCCGATCCGGGTCACCCACGCGTTCCTGCCGCTGCTGCGCGCCGCCGAGAACCCGCGAGTGGTGATGGTGTCCAGCGGCGCCGGTTCCTTCGGCGTCATCACCGACCCGTCGCAGCCGGTCTCGACGATGCACGAGTTGGCGTACAGCTCGTCGAAGGCGGCCCTGAACATGATCACCCTTCGGTACGCGCAGGCGTTGCCAGAGATCAAGTTCAACGTCGCCACACCGGGTGAGACCGCCAACCACAAGTTCGCCGCGACCGACATGAATCACCACACCGGTCAGCTCACCGTCACCGAGGGCACCGACTCGATCCTCCGGCTCGCCACCATCGGCCGGGACGGCCCCACCGGCACCTTCATCGACCGCCTCGGCCCCATCGCCTGGTGATCGGCGGCGCTGCGATCCCTACCCGGCACGCATTCGTCCTCACGATCCGGCGCTGCCACGCCCACGAGTGCGGGCGCGCCGCCGGAGCAGGTCGGCGGTCTCGCCGTCGGCCGGCAGCCAGGCTTCGAGGTGGAGTTCGGCGAGGGTGACGTCGACCGCGGTCGCCAGCGAGGTCAGCGTAGTGATGAGGCGCAGGGTCCCGTCGGCCGTACGCAGCCGCAGCGGCACCGCGAATCCGAGATAGTCGCGGTCGGTCGCCGGCAGCGCGGGCAGGTATCCCACAAGCTCCGTGACGAGCTCGTCGAGCCGCGCGTCCGGGTGACGGGCGGCTCGCGCCCTGAGCCCGGCCACGACGTGTCTGCCCCAGACGGCCAGATTCTCCACCCGGGCGGCCATGCCCTCCGGGTGGAGCGCCAGGCGCCAGATGTTCAGCGGTGGACGGCACAGTTCCGGCGAAGCACCCTCGGTCAGCAGATCGATCGCCGCATTGGCATCGACGATCTCGCCGTGTGGCCCGGCGATCAGCGCCGGATAGGGCATGTGCCCCGCGACGACCTGCCGAAGCGCCTGGCGGACCGGTTGCAGCCGCGGATCGTCCAGGCTGGTTTCGGTGTACGCGGCGGCGTATCCGGCTGCGGCCAGAAGCGTGTTGCGATCGCGCAGCGACAGGTCGAGCGACTCGGCCAGCCGCAGCACCAGATGCCGGCCGGGGGAGGAGCGGCCACCCTCGACGAAGCTGAGGTGCCGCTGGGTCGTGCCCGCGCGGGTCGCCAGCTCCAGCTGGCTGATGCGGCGAACATCCCGCCAGCGGCGCAGCTCGGCGCCGATGGTGCTGCCGGTTCCGGGACTGGTCATAAAGCTCTTTTATCCCCTCGGACGGCGGTCGGCTATTCCCTGGAGGGAATTGGCGGGGCGCCACAACGCGCGAACGATCGGTCCCATGACCGAAACAAGGTGGGAGGCTGCCGATGCGTAGCTGGAGCGCGACCCCCGGCCTGGGAATGGAAGGGCTGGCGCTGCGGGAGGGTCCGTCGCCGGAGCCAGGCCCGGGTGAGGTGCTCGTCGCGGTACGTGCCGTGTCGCTGAGCTATCGCGAACTGCTGGTCCTGCAGGGCCGGTACGCACTGCCGGTCAAACCGGAGCTCGTGCCGGTGTCCGACGGCGCCGGCGAGGTCGTCGCGGCCGGCCCCGGCGTCCGCGGTGTCCAGGTCGGCGATCGTGTCACGGCGACGCTGTTTCCGACGTGGCAGTACGGTCCCTTCGGATCGGAACACCTCGCGCAGTTGGGTGGCTCGCTGGACGGGATGCTCGCCGAACTGGTCGTGTTGCCGGAGACGGCGTTGGTGCCGGTGCCGGACCATCTGTCGTTCGCCGAGGCTGCCACCCTGCCCTGCGCCGGTGTGACCGCATGGAACGCCCTCGCCGGCGTGGTGGCCGGCGACACGGTAGTCACGCTGGGCGCCGGTGGGGTGTCGCTCTTCGCGATCCAGCTCGCCAAGATTCGTGGCGCTCGCGTCATCGCGACCACCAGCAGCGCCGACAAAGCGCGAAAGCTGCGCGACCTCGGCGCCGATGAGGTCGTGGACTATCGGGTCCAACCCGATTGGCCGGCCCGGGTGCGCGAACTGACCGCGGGCCGCGGGGCGGATCGGCTCGTCGATGTCGTCGGCGACCTGCCGCCATCGTTGCGCGCCACGGCCATCGGGGGACAGGTGGCGCTGGTCGGATTCGTCGGGGGCGCCCCGCCCGCACTGGATCCCCGGCTGCTGTTCCAGTCGGGAGCCACCATTCGTACGGTGGCGGTCGGCAGCCGCGCGCAATTCCTCGAGATGAATCGGGCCATCGCGGTCGCCCGGCTGCGTCCGGTCGTCGATCGGGTCTTCCCGTTCTCGGAGGCGGTCGACGCCTACCGGTACTACGCGGCAAGACAGCCGTTGGGAAAGGTCGTGATCGAGGTGACCGGCTCGCCGCTGCCGCACGGTGAGGATCGCACCGATGCGCTGACCGGGGTGCGCGCTCCTGCCGCGCACCCCGGTGGCAGCGGCTATCCGGCCGGTGACCGGACCAGCCGGGGGCTGCCGGTCGAGCCGAACGCCAGCGACCCCAGCGGCGCCGGGACACCGGACTGCGGTGGGCCCAGCACCGCCAGCGCCTCGACCCAGTAACGGACCATCGCCCGGCTGGTGCTCTCCTCACGGCTGACTCCCGCGTCGAGCCGGCGGCGCGCGGCCGCCGGGTCGGACAGCGCCAGATCGGCGGCGAAGAGGTCGCCCCAGACGCGCGGGCTGGGACCGAGCTCCCGCTCGCGCGTCTCGGACGGGCCACGGTAGAACGAGCCGGCGGTCAGCGGCAGCAGCTGGATGCCCAGGATCGACTCCGGTTTCGGGTCGAACCAGGTGGCGTAATCGATTTTGGCGTCCCACACGATCCCGGCGGTGGTGTGCGCGTATCCCGCCGGCCGGGTCAGCCCGGCGCCGAGCCAGTACAACCGTGCCGTCGCCGCCTCCATCGCGTAGTGGGCCGCGCCGTATCCGGTCATCGCCTTGTTGCCCCGGACCAGCCCCCAGCGGGCCACCGCCTCCCAGGCCGCCACCGCCTCGCTCGACGACTCCTGGTTGTTGCCGTCGGCGAACGGCGCGAAGCCCGAAGCGGCCGAGCTGCCGAGATAGGCGTTGAAGGCCCGGAACGGGGGCAGCCCGGACGCCGGACCGATGGCGAGCGACCCGGCGTAGTCGCGGACGATCAGGTCGACCACGTCGCCGTAGTCGCGGGCGAACGACGGCTCGGCCGACGCGAGCACGGAGGCGGCGCGGACCAGGTAGCCGTACTGGAAATGATGGTCGTTGTAGTCCTGAGCGCCGAACTCGGCCGGCACGGCGATCAGGCCGCCCCACGCCTTGTCATATCCGAAGTAGCGCCCGTCGGACGGCCCGGAGTAGGTCAGCCAGTCGATCAGTAGCGGCCGCAGGCGGGAGAGAGCCGTCGCACGCTCCTGTTTCGCACCCACCGCTGCCGCCACCTCGGCGATGGTGGCGAGCCGGCCGAGCTCCTTGAGCCCGAAATAGCTCCCGCCCGCGCCTTCCGGGTCCGCCAGGTCCCGCGCGAGGTCCTCGCGGACCGCGCGGCTCGCCGCCGCGCTCAGCGGCACCTGCGGCACGGCGGTCAGCAGCCCCGGCATCGGAACCCGCACCCGCACCGTGCCGGTCGAGACCAGCGACATCGTCCCGCGGGCGTCCGGATAGGAGCCGGCCACGGCGGCCGGTCCGGGCAGCAGCCCGCTCTGCTGGTGCGGCAGCAGCGCCCACACCCCGGCCCCACCGCCGGCTCGCCGTGCCGTGAGCGTCTGGGTGACCGTCCCCGCCGCGGCGTCGTAGGTCATCGCCGCCGTGGTCTGCACCACCGGGTCGGCGGTGCTCGCCCGTTCCCAGCTCGCCCGATCGCTGCCGTCCGGCACGCGGGCGACGGCCAGCTGCTCACCGGACCCGGTGACCGTGGAGCCGCTGAGCGCCAGGCCGTCGCCGATGACGTCCCACCGGCCGCCCGCGATGTCGAGCCGGGCACGCGCGGCCGTGCTCCCCACATCGCGGAAAGCACCGGTCAGGCTGGGCTTCGCACCCTGGAAGCGGAGCCAGACCACCGGGCTGCCCTGCACCAGGGTGACGTCGACCGTCCCCCCACCGGCCAGTTCCACGCGCAGCACGACGTGGAACGCGCCGTAGCCGGCCACCCGCACCGCCCCGGTCGCCGCGCTGACGGTCAGCGCCGGAAGGAACGGCGTGGTGATGGCGTTGGCGGAGGCCGTGACCGGCGCGCCGCTGATCTGCACGCCCGCGTCAGCGGCTCGCACCGCCAGCGGGTGCGTCCAGATCGGCTGGGTACGCGGTCCGGTCAGCGCGGAACTCCACCACTGGTTGGTCGGGACCGCCTGGCCGGCGAGAGCACCGGCCTGATCCGGGTTCTTCGTCGGCCGGGCCGCGGCCGGCAGGGTGTCGGCGATGCTGCCGGTGCCGGACACCCGGGGCACGGTGATCGGCGACGCCGAGGCGTCCTCCATGACCGGCCCGGCGTCCGGCGCCGCCGCGTCCACGACCGGTCCGGCGTCCGGCGCCGCCGCTTCACCGGCCGGCTCGGCGGAGCAGGCGGCCACTGTGACGAGTGCTACCACCGCGACCGCGGCCCGTAGGCGAGGGATCATGCGCTGTTCACCGCCGGGGTGCCACCGGCGGCCGTGGTGGTGTCCACCACGGCGCGGAACCGCAGTCCGGGCACGAGCGTGCGCACGGTCGACAGCGCCGCCGGGTCGGGCCGCAACACGACGGTGAGCAGGTCGGAGGGCGCCGTCGCGCCGTCGCTGCCGACCTTGGGCTCGACCTCTTCGAGCGTGGTGACGATCCGGCCGGGCAGACCGGGCCCCGAGACGTAGGCGGTCATCCGCAGCCGGAGCTTGCGCAGCGTCTCGAGTGGCACGTCGACACGGAAGGTGAGCCGGGACGGGTCGTAGAGCGTGATGATCGGCTCGCCGGCCCGGGCGATCTGCCCCGGTGCGACGTTGATCTCGGTGACGATACCGGCGGCCGGCGCCTTCAGTTGCTGCACGCGGGACCCGCGGCCGTCGGCGGTGCGGGTGATCGTGGCGAGGGGCGCGCCGGCGGTCACACTGTCCCGCTCGGCGATCACCACCCGGTTGACGACCGAGGCGTCGGGCGAACCCACGGTGATCGGCTGGGCGGCCAGCACCGCCGTGCCGGCGTCCAGCATGGTCCGCTCGGCGAGACGTTGCCGCACGATGTACGTGCCGCCCGCGACAGCGGCCGCCAGCAAGATCAAGACCACGATCAGCGTACGGATGAAGCGCGCCACCGCCCGCCATCGCTGTTTCCTCGGCGGGGCGGGCGCCGGTCCGGGCTGTTCGGCCTCACTCGGTGCGGAGTCGGGTTCGATGCTGGTCTTCTCGATGGTGGTGCTCATGGTCAGGCCTCTCTCGGAGGAAGTCGTCGTGTCGGGCGCGGGCCGCGACGGCGGAGCGATCGTGGTGCCGCCGAGCCCGGAGCGGGCGGGCAGTGCCCGGGACCCGTCCCGGGCCGGCGCCGGGGTGTCGAGGAGCGGGGTCAGGCGCTGGCCGGGACCGGCTGTGACTCCGAGCCGGACTCCAGGGCGATACGGGGCGGCGCGGGCAGCTCCCGGGTCACCGGCCGCCGCGGTCCCACCTCGGGCGTGGCAGGCGTGGTGAACCGGCGGCGGATGCGGCCGCCGGTGACCGATTCGATGATCATCCGGCCGAGAATGAGCACGATCATGCTCGCCCAGCCGACCGAGAGCCAGGTCGGCGCCGGGTCGGCCATCACCAGGACACCGACGACGATGGCGGTGGTGTTCAGCAGCAACAGGGCGACCAGCGGCATGACGGCCCACAGCGACCGCGCGTTGTCGCCGCCGGCGTTGGTGGCCTTCCATTTCGCCGGCCGGCCGAGCAGCACGCCGGCCAGCGCTCGCAGGTGCACGGGGACCGCACCGATGCTGGCCACGATCGCGGACAGCTTGAACCCGCCTGACTGCAACCAGGTGACCAGCAGCACGGCAGCCTGGAACGGCAGGTAGTGGGTGGCCCAGGCGAAGCCGTCGGCGCGGATCGGGCTCAGCGCGAAGAGCAGGTAGAGCGACGGGAACAGCATGAAGGTCAGCATTGCCAGGGACAGCAGGTAATGCGTGCCGCAGAAGAGGTACTGCAGGCGCTGGTCGATGGTGAGGCCGCTGCCGCGTTTGAGCAGCCGGCCGCGGAGCAGTACCTCGAAGCCGCCACTGGCCCACCGCATCTGCTGCTTGAGGTAGGACGGGACGTCCTCCGGGGCGAGGCCGCGGGCCAGCACCTGCGGCACGTAGATCGACTTCCATCCGTCCTTGTGCAGCTCGATCGAGGTCCAGATGTCCTCGGAGTTGCTGCCCGTCCAGATGCCGCCGATG
Above is a genomic segment from Actinoplanes ianthinogenes containing:
- a CDS encoding TetR/AcrR family transcriptional regulator yields the protein MSGRADARRNRDKVLAAARAALAGGGESLAMGAVARAAGVGVGTLYRHFPTREALVEAVYDAELEDVTGSAATLLEQSPPDVALRAWLDRYAMFLATKRGMMDTLRSTFAAGRIGPQTRERVAAALGAILDSGARAGTLRADVDPDDVTTMLHGIFLTAGGDPERTGRMLSLLADALRAR
- a CDS encoding aldo/keto reductase, coding for MTFTFAGRPVSRVGFGAMQLARLSDDRAAGIALLRRAVELGADHIDTAQFYGHGFVNELLREALRPEDGVLIVSKVGATSNPGGEFPIRFAQRPGELRAGVEDNLATLGLEQIPVVNLRRADTGPVGLRLPADQVVDLDDQLAEMIALRDEGKIGAIGLSSVSLDVLRRALPVGIVCVQNAYSLVDRSDEKMLELCRDEGIAWVPYFPLGGAVPHLAKVTDAPAVIAAAEASGYTPAQIGLAWLLHRAPNVLLIPGTATLSHLEANMAVADVPPAATVSL
- a CDS encoding LysR family transcriptional regulator, whose protein sequence is MELRDIEIFLTLAEELHFGRTAQRLFISQARVSQSISTQERHIGAALFERTSRVVRLTPLGVDLRDRLQPAYRQLTEAIVTVKATVNGARGVLTLGTMGAIAQTLGDTTDAFRTLHPGVEMRFKEIHPPDPFSALRGGDVDVDVAWLPIHEPDLTVGPILRSTPVLAMVGRTHPFADRKSIDLEELADCTVLGPNGPIPRYMEDSLVPFATPTGRPIPRGPRVGTFQEVLTTVASGTSVALTQAEAADYYQWPDIVYVPIADAPPSQWAVVWRTGTETSLIRDFASVVAGGSTQP
- a CDS encoding SDR family NAD(P)-dependent oxidoreductase, which encodes MNRQQTSVLITGANKGLGFEAARRLGDLGWRVFLGSRDVTRGRAATGKLLAAGADVVLVPLDVTSDASVADAVRLVRDHTDTLDVLINNAGAPGRIVAPADATADELHAVYDTNVYGPIRVTHAFLPLLRAAENPRVVMVSSGAGSFGVITDPSQPVSTMHELAYSSSKAALNMITLRYAQALPEIKFNVATPGETANHKFAATDMNHHTGQLTVTEGTDSILRLATIGRDGPTGTFIDRLGPIAW
- a CDS encoding helix-turn-helix domain-containing protein; the protein is MTSPGTGSTIGAELRRWRDVRRISQLELATRAGTTQRHLSFVEGGRSSPGRHLVLRLAESLDLSLRDRNTLLAAAGYAAAYTETSLDDPRLQPVRQALRQVVAGHMPYPALIAGPHGEIVDANAAIDLLTEGASPELCRPPLNIWRLALHPEGMAARVENLAVWGRHVVAGLRARAARHPDARLDELVTELVGYLPALPATDRDYLGFAVPLRLRTADGTLRLITTLTSLATAVDVTLAELHLEAWLPADGETADLLRRRARTRGRGSAGS
- a CDS encoding glycosyl hydrolase, with product MIPRLRAAVAVVALVTVAACSAEPAGEAAAPDAGPVVDAAAPDAGPVMEDASASPITVPRVSGTGSIADTLPAAARPTKNPDQAGALAGQAVPTNQWWSSALTGPRTQPIWTHPLAVRAADAGVQISGAPVTASANAITTPFLPALTVSAATGAVRVAGYGAFHVVLRVELAGGGTVDVTLVQGSPVVWLRFQGAKPSLTGAFRDVGSTAARARLDIAGGRWDVIGDGLALSGSTVTGSGEQLAVARVPDGSDRASWERASTADPVVQTTAAMTYDAAAGTVTQTLTARRAGGGAGVWALLPHQQSGLLPGPAAVAGSYPDARGTMSLVSTGTVRVRVPMPGLLTAVPQVPLSAAASRAVREDLARDLADPEGAGGSYFGLKELGRLATIAEVAAAVGAKQERATALSRLRPLLIDWLTYSGPSDGRYFGYDKAWGGLIAVPAEFGAQDYNDHHFQYGYLVRAASVLASAEPSFARDYGDVVDLIVRDYAGSLAIGPASGLPPFRAFNAYLGSSAASGFAPFADGNNQESSSEAVAAWEAVARWGLVRGNKAMTGYGAAHYAMEAATARLYWLGAGLTRPAGYAHTTAGIVWDAKIDYATWFDPKPESILGIQLLPLTAGSFYRGPSETRERELGPSPRVWGDLFAADLALSDPAAARRRLDAGVSREESTSRAMVRYWVEALAVLGPPQSGVPAPLGSLAFGSTGSPRLVRSPAG
- a CDS encoding HlyD family efflux transporter periplasmic adaptor subunit, which translates into the protein MSTTIEKTSIEPDSAPSEAEQPGPAPAPPRKQRWRAVARFIRTLIVVLILLAAAVAGGTYIVRQRLAERTMLDAGTAVLAAQPITVGSPDASVVNRVVIAERDSVTAGAPLATITRTADGRGSRVQQLKAPAAGIVTEINVAPGQIARAGEPIITLYDPSRLTFRVDVPLETLRKLRLRMTAYVSGPGLPGRIVTTLEEVEPKVGSDGATAPSDLLTVVLRPDPAALSTVRTLVPGLRFRAVVDTTTAAGGTPAVNSA